One Brevinematales bacterium genomic window, TTGATTTATAACATAATCCTGATTCAAAAACTTAATAGGCGTTCTTGGAAACACTATACCAACAGATGTATCACAAAAAGCAACTCCTATATTTTTGGTTCCAATATCAAGTCCCAGCAATCTCATGAAAACACCTCTAAAAGAAAGCTTGTTATCACAAATTTCGGATTCATATTAAAAACATACACATTCCTATACGCCTCATCCAAATAAGACTGTAATTTCTCTAGTTTTCCTATAGTTAAATTTCTTATTAAGTTTCCGGGTATTTTATCTACTATAGTTGGTTCTACCTCAACATCTAATCCAACAATCACACCCCTTATCTTCAAAAGGATTCGTAATATTGTATTAGCTATTTCGAAAAATTTTTCTGTTAGTATATCATCTTGTGATATATCCTCTGAAAATCTCATAACCTCTTCAAGACTATTTGATGAGATTACCTTTATAAACCTCTGTTTAAGACTTTCTATGTCATAAACTGAGTCTATAAGTATATCATAGATCGTGTAATATCTATTGCTATCTATATATTCTGAGAAGTAATTAATATCACCACCTTTGAGTTTAAGAAATGAGACAGTAAAAGTTCTTGATTTTATCGTTGGCAATATCTTCTCATAATGAGAAGTAGTTAACACAAAAAATGTACCTTTTGGCGGCTCCTCTAAAATCTTTAGCATAGCATTTTGACAGTCAATTGTGGCATTATCAAACTCAGATATTACGATAAACTTATAACCACTAAGCGAAGTCCTTGAGACAAAATCCACTATTTCTCTCGCAACATCTATACCTATACTACTTATCTTTGACAGTTTTGACACTACACTCTCCATGTTATACATTAAGCTTGATATCAAATCTACATCAAACTTACCTTGCCTAATATCAGTTACTTGATGTACTATTTCTTGAGTAACTCTCTTTTCATCTACTAGCTTCCTATGTGCTATACACATACCTACAAAACTTTCAAAAAACTTTCTCAACATTTCATTTCCTACCAGCTCATCTCTAACCTTCAGAAAAAACTTGTACAAAAGCTCATAGTAGTATGTACCAACTAGATATATATCAGTATGGTTGAAAGGTATATATCTATCGTAATCTGGTAAAAATTCTCTTATAATAATTTCAGATGAAACTAATTTCAAAGTACCTTTAGGTCCCTTGAACAATACACTTGAACTATCTTTACCTTTCACTGAAGAAAGAATTATATTTTCAAGACTTCTGTTATATGTCATTATATAGTCTTTAAAAAAGGTAGCATTGATATAATATACAAGACATTCTTAGGTAAGAATAACATCCCCAAAGTAATAATGAATATTGCCAATATTACTATTATTTCTGTTAAATGTACTTCTTCAAAAAGCGTCTCTATAAAAGACCTTCTTTTGTATCTATTTTGCATAAAAATCTCCAACTAAACTTTAGTTAACACCTTTTTGACATATTCTTCAATTTTGCCTGCTTTTAGGCACTTTGTACATATATTGATAGATTTATTAATACCATTTATCAAAACTCTCTTCTTTTGAACATTTGGCTTCCAAACCCTCCTTGTTTTTTTGTTAGAGTGACTAACATTATGGCCAAAACTAGTTCCCTTTCCGCATATTTCACATCTTGCCATCCTCTTACCTCCAAAGCGTTTCCAAATTATTATAAATACTCTACATACATTATTTCAAAAACATTTGCAGGGTTAGTAATTTCCCAAAACAGCTTATCAAGCATAAACTCAATTTTTGCAGTTCTTAGAGTCAAGAAAACTTTTCGATTCAACTCTAGAATTTTTGTCCGATAGTAGAAATCTTATAAATCATATCATTAAAATAGGAAATCTAATTATAAGGAGTTAGATATGAAGAAAGAAAGAGTTGCTCTAACTATAGCAGGTTCAGATAGTGGTGGAGGCGCCGGCATACAAATAGATTTAAAGACATTTAACGAGATTGGTGTTTTTGGTGCTAGTGTAATAACATCTATTACAGCACAAAATACCTTAGGAGTTCAAGGTATATATGATGTATCTCCAGAGTTTGTTCAAAAACAACTAGAATCTATTTTCTCTGATATAAACATACAATACGCTAAAACTGGTATGTTATCAAATGCAGGTATAATAGAAACAGTATCGAATTACATAAAAAAAGTGCTAAACGAAGGGAAACTCAAAGGACTAGTAATAGATCCTGTAATGAGAGCAAAAGGAGGAGATCCTTTACTAAGAGATGATGCTACTGAGATGCTTGTTAAAAAACTTCTTCCATTGTCATTAGTTATTACACCAAATATTCCAGAAGCAGAGCTACTATCGGGAATAAGCATAAAAACAATTAAAGACATGAAAGAATCTGCAATTAGAATACACAAAATGGGCCCCCAATATGTGGTAGTTAAAGGAGGCCATTTGAAAGGAGATTATGCTATCGATGTCGTGTATAACGGTGAGAATTTTAGTATTTTAAAATCCAAAAAGAAATTTAAAGGAGATGTCCATGGTACAGGATGTTGCTTTTCAGCAAGCATAACAGCATATTTAACAAAAGGATACGGTATACTAGAAGCTATCAGAAAAGCAAAAAGATTCGTCTCTAAAGCAATAAAAGATGGGATATACATCGGTAATGGATTCAGAGTCCTGAAAACGTATTAACCTCTGACATCAAGGGTTCTCGTAGGTGTATCACTAACCCTCTTTACATCTTGGTTCATATTTGATATTTGTTCCCAGGCATCCCTAAGCTTTGAAAGAATGTTTTTAACTTCTATAATCATGTTTTTATCTTTCTCAATATTCCCTTCAAAAAGTCTCCTGCTACAATACAAGTATATCGAATAAAGGTTATTTGCAATATCACCACCTTTTTCAAAATCAAGAGAAACTATAAGTTCAATAATTCCATCCTGAGCTCTTGACAGTTCCTTATTAAGAAGATCATATCTCTTAGTATCGAAATAAGCTAACGCTTGATCCAACGAATTCAGGATTATATCATATAATATTACAACCAACTTAAGTGGAGTAGCAGTCTCTATTTGTGTTTCTTTGTAAACTCTAGCGTAATTCATAGGTATATTTTCGGAAGTATAACTCGTTTCTTAAGTAAATTGAAAGACTATAATGTCATTATATACCATTTAGATTGTATGATTAGATTTAAGGTTGCTGTATTATTGTTCACCTTGCTCTTACTACAAAACTCATTAGGAAATACCAACGAAATAGGCAAATTGATTTCAAAAGAAAATCTAGTATTAATGATATACAAGTATGATGATTTGATAAGAAACTTTGATCTTCGTAATGAGATAACAAACTATATTGACAAAAACAAATACTCAATATACGAGATCAATAATAAGGGATTTGCAGTCCTATACTTACCTATTTCTACTAAATGGGACGAACTATATAACGGAATAGAAGGTAAAACTACTATTTCAGAAACTTCATTCATTATCAACAGTCCAAAAGTAAATTATTATGTAAGATTGGAAACAAATAATTACATTGCTTTAGTAGGAGTAAATTTCGTTAACAACTATAACAATCTACAAAAGGATGTTCCAAACACATACCTTCTTAAATTAGAAAACTTTCTAAAAGAACTCTCTCTATCGAATATTTCAGGAATATTTGCTTATCTTACAGGCAGTAACGCTACGAACTCTTTTAATTTAAACATACCTATTATTGATAGTAAATATAACTTTCTTATTGATATCGACACAATAACGGGCTATATATCGGGAAATGAAATTTACGGCAAAGTAAACATAAAACAGGCATCTAAATTAAGAAATATTTACAGTTCCAGGGGGCTAAGAAATATCAATGTTCTAAGTGATGAAAACATACCTTTTTATATTAACCTTTCAATGAACTCTGAGCTTTTTTCAGATATACTTGAGACACTATACCCAGACCTAATAAATACCTATCCAAAAATTAAAAGAGATATAATTAATACGTTTTCTGGAACCTTATTTTTGGCACTAAATAACCCCATTTATCAACAACCTCTTGATATTACCATTATACTAGGAGTAAAGTCAAAATCCGAAGCAGATAAGTTTATTAGGAGTTTTCTTGGCCTAGTAGGTAACTATAAACTAATAAACATAAGAAAACAAAGAGTATTCGAAATAGCATTTCAAGGCAATCAGAAGATATATTCGTTTCTATCTGAAAGAGAATTCGTAATAGCCACTTCACTAGGTAGACTGGAATCCTATCTAAAACTCTTTGATGAGAAAAAGAAAAGTATCATTACAAACTTCCCCACAATAAACATAAATGGAGAGCTTGAATATATCGCTTTAATAACAGACAATGACAAGGATATTTTTAGAAAATCATTTCTTATCGATCCACTTAAAAAACTTTACTTAGAACTCGATATAGATGATACTCTAAGATACATAAACTTCAAGATAGTATACCTTAACTAAATAAAAGTATCTTTAAATTACACCTTGAATGTAAACTTAACTTTTTCAATAGCATCAACTACTTTATCTATATCTTCCTTAGTATTATAAATATAAGTACTGATTCTTGCTGTACCTTCATTTGCACCTATTCTATTCAACAATGGCTGAGCACAATGATGTCCAGATCTAATAGCAATACCTTCTTTATCAAATATATAAGCAGTATCATGAGGATGAACACCTTCAATCAGGAAAGAGAATACACCTAGTCTATTATTTGTAGTTTTTGGTCCGAAAAGTCTTACGCCTTTTATTTCTGATAAAACATCAAGAGCATAATATGTTATTTCTTTCTCTAATCTCTCAATATTTTCCATACCTATACTCTCAAGGTAATCAATAGCGGTACCAAGTGCTATACCACCAGCAATGTTAGACGTACCAGCCTCAAATTTCCAAGGCAATTCATTCCACGTACTTTTCTCAATTGATACAGTTTCTATCATATCTCCACCATACATAAATGGTTCCATTTCCTCAAGCAACTCACGTCTCCCATAAACAAAACCTATACCGGTAGGACCACACATTTTATGTCCTGTAGCAACATAAAAATCGCACCCTATATCCTGAACATCAACCTTAAGG contains:
- the thiD gene encoding bifunctional hydroxymethylpyrimidine kinase/phosphomethylpyrimidine kinase; translated protein: MKKERVALTIAGSDSGGGAGIQIDLKTFNEIGVFGASVITSITAQNTLGVQGIYDVSPEFVQKQLESIFSDINIQYAKTGMLSNAGIIETVSNYIKKVLNEGKLKGLVIDPVMRAKGGDPLLRDDATEMLVKKLLPLSLVITPNIPEAELLSGISIKTIKDMKESAIRIHKMGPQYVVVKGGHLKGDYAIDVVYNGENFSILKSKKKFKGDVHGTGCCFSASITAYLTKGYGILEAIRKAKRFVSKAIKDGIYIGNGFRVLKTY
- the rpmB gene encoding 50S ribosomal protein L28; translation: MARCEICGKGTSFGHNVSHSNKKTRRVWKPNVQKKRVLINGINKSINICTKCLKAGKIEEYVKKVLTKV
- the fliS gene encoding flagellar export chaperone FliS, producing MNYARVYKETQIETATPLKLVVILYDIILNSLDQALAYFDTKRYDLLNKELSRAQDGIIELIVSLDFEKGGDIANNLYSIYLYCSRRLFEGNIEKDKNMIIEVKNILSKLRDAWEQISNMNQDVKRVSDTPTRTLDVRG